The genomic interval ATTTCACAGAACTCTTTACTTTTGTCTTTGCAAAAGTACCTCAAATGTAAAAGGCCATTAGTTGTTTCCTAGATTACTGTCCACcagtatatgttttaaaaaatagaactgAACCCAGAAGTTCCTCAGGGGTGGtcttagtgttggtcgaatatctcactattccattcgacagctattcgatcgaatagagagatattgttcgggtgatcgaacgtcgaatttgaaaaccattaaagtcaatggggggaaagtttgggttatttttcgggactgtgacagctccactcccctgattgctcttgcagccctttactagttgtatgtgtttttggatagagtttctctatccaagaacacaggagtcctgaccatcggaagatctaggaaattataacaggaggattcatagggaaatcctcctgtttgcgatccccggggctcaagaggttaattaacctctagtgccagggatcgcacactgttcttaaTGAATGCAACCACCGTCAAATTTATTGAgaggatccccggcactagaaggtaaatggggacaagtccccccattcaaaacctctagtgctccctgattggctgaggaaagctttcctcagccaatcagagagcactagaggttttgcatggggagacttgtccccatttaacctctagtgccagggatcNNNNNNNNNNNNNNNNNNNNNNNNNNNNNNNNNNNNNNNNNNNNNNNNNNNNNNNNNNNNNNNNNNNNNNNNNNNNNNNNNNNNNNNNNNNNNNNNNNNNNNNNNNNNNNNNNNNNNNNNNNNNNNNNNNNNNNNNNNNNNNNNNNNNNNNNNNNNNNNNNNNNNNNNNNNNNNNNNNNNNNNNNNNNNNNNNNNNNNNNNNNNNNNNNNNNNNNNNNNNNNNNNNNNNNNNNNNNNNNNNNNNNNNNNNNNNNNNNNNNNNNNNNNNNNNNNNNNNNNNNNNNNNNNNNNNNNNNNNNNNNNNNNNNNNNNNNNNNNNNNNNNNNNNNNNNNNNNNNNNNNNNNNNNNNNNNNNNNNNNNNNNNtttttttttttttttttttttttacacatgagtTTGCGccatcgaatcccgtgtttttcgtgTCGGGTCTATCTGatttcaaacagccatattcaagtcgaatataaggacaaccgaacaccaacactagtggtcaTACCCACATGGGCAAGTCAGTCTCAAAGgtttgtgaatatattttataatggcaTCCTATACCATCTTGTTAATCGTTTACCTCCAGATTGCTGACAAATGCTTAGGATAAGACTGTACATTTCTAATAAATCTCCATTACAGAAGTAATAAGTACCCTGGTAAATCACTGTAGGAAGCATTACCAGTGGAGTCAAACGCACACCTGGAAATAATTAACTTGATAGATTGCTGCATAGGTTATCACTccccttcatttttaaattattatagtaaCATTTAGGTTTGGAAGCTGTTTATTTTAGTAGTTTGCTTTTGCTTCTGTAGCTGTCAGACCTCTGTATATGCTAAATGATGCATCCAGCATACACCTCCGAGCAATAGCACCTTTCAGCACATAATTGAAAGCAAAAGAACAGGAACGTTCAAAACACATATTTAGCGAATGATTTGTAAAAATACACTGATATATCTGGTATATTATTAACAGTTTAACCCTAATTTGACAGCTGCTTTAATAAATACCTGGactgaatgtatttattcttaaACTTATCTGAGACTGAGTTCAGCCTATTCTTAGgttgttttttttgaaaactgttaTTTGCATAAAATCTTACTTCCAAAAATTAGACCTTTAGACCAAGAATTAGAGAGGGGAGTCAAAACCAGGATCCTTTTTGATCAGGCATCCTCATTAACACATGCACACATTTTTCAAGTGATACCTAAATGAAGCTACTTTGTTTCTGCTTGACAACTATGACAGATCCTAGGACAGGAAAATGTCTTGGCTTCTTCTAAAGGAATCTCCTGTTTATTCAGGCGGTAATCTGTATAGtgttaaatgaaatttaaaactgATAGTAACTGATGTTTAATTGCATATTATGCTTCCTGTGCAGAACCTCAACTTACTATATATCTGTtgtactgttattattattaaacaggatttatatagctccaacaaattacacagcgctgtacattactgGTAAAGCATAGAACTCCTTGCAGCACTTTGGTCTAAAGTTTGGATCTCATTCATGTACCATCTTCATAGAGTTTGAATGTTCTCACCATATTTCAATGGGTTTTGTCTCACATCTCAGCAACATACTGCTAGGTTAGCCAGCTTCTCCCCCCAAATTGtcttggtagggacattagattgtaagctcctctgagaaATGGCATGACTATTCTGTAAAGAACTGCAGAACACGTtggctctttttttaaaaggtttatagACAAAGCTTTGTGTCACAAATTATGTGCAAGACAAACTATGACaccaattttactttaaagcttccTAAGACTGTCAATTAAATCACAAAATTCATTTGAAATGtttagaaaaagtaaacaaagtaaACTTGTCATGGACATATTTTCTGCAGGGAATGACAATGAGCGCTGATATATTCACattattcatgtcactaactgtcctgcATACATTTCGAAAGAAGTTTTGTGCATATGtactaaaatgtttattgtttgatTATTTGTTAATATTGGAGATTTCCATTTCTGTCGTGAGGAAGCGGATTTGTTTTCCGCAAAACGTGTCAACAGCAGGAACACACAATTAGTTGTCTCTGCAGGAGATTCGTACTGgctctttatttttatgtattttattaaaaactgttgTTGTTATGAAAATTGTActcaataaaagattttattgcaaCTTAACCTTATAGAATTTATCTTAGCCTTTTAATTTAGCCTTTTCccgcaaaggggctcacaatctaatgtctctaacattagtctttattatagtctaaggtcaatttttgaggagaagccaattaacctaactgcatgtttttggaatgtgggaggaaaccagagtacccggaggaaccccacgcagacacagggagaacctgcaaactccatgctgatagtgtcctggccgagatgctaacctctgagccaaccgtGCATTTAAATATTGACCGGTCAATCAAGAAAAATAGTGAGGCAGTATGCCTTGATCTGCTTGGATTAGAAAGAGAAGCACCTAGGCCAGGTAATGATACTAATGGGGCTAAAATAAGGTATTCATCCAAAATGGCAGgtttattaaacttttctttagCATGTACGGAACCAGAAAAGGTAAACTATATgcagattaaactttaaaaaaaacaaggaacagTTTCTATTTACAAGGTGTACTATCTTACTGTCCTGATTTAAAGTACTGAATGTTTCATAGATGTAGAGTAACATTTGTCCACAGGAATTGGAAGTACTGGGATCTGTATGGAGATTAGAGGGACACAGATGTCTTCAGGCTCCATCTCAGTTATTCTTACCGGCTGGAGAAACTTCCAGCAGCAGTTGCAGATAGAGAGTGATGAATCGGAAACATTTAGGAGACCATTTATAATGGACCACAGGAATGTAAACAATAACTCCGCTCAGGATAAACAGCACGACATAGAGATACTCCAGCTGAGGACTGCCGATGATGGGTGCCAGGACCAGGTACACAGCTGCAACAAGGACAATGACTGGGATAATGATCGGAACCTGAAATAAAAACAAGGTCATggatatggggaaaaaaattatatcttcTGCTTATGATTTGAGATGGGTACACAGGAGCCTGGACTCTAGTTACTCTAGTTGCTCCTTAGCCAACAATGCGTTGAGTAAAGTTTACATGCTATAGGAGAAACAAGTCTCTATCCCTTGGAAATGTGCTAAAACCTAAACTTGTTTTCATGGACTACCAATGCCATGAATAGGGCCTACAATGTTCTAAAATACAGAGCCAAACTCTCATGCAAAAATTGTTCAGGGTTACAACAACCTCGTAACTTATCATAATAGTTCTTGGAAATTAATTCtggttagaaatattttttttataataataggtTACTTTTAAGGAAATTATTCATGATGTGGAATTTCATTTACTTTAATGTATTCATAAACTGCAGATACGGCTAAGGAACAGAAAACACGACTTACTTTATACGGCCTGTGAATATGCGGCTTCTTAATCTTTATATATATCAGGCCAGAAATCGTTGTACCGTAGAACAGCCAGGCTGTAAAGCTAAATGTAGACAAGATTACAGTAATCAGATAATATcactgcaaatattaaaatggcaGAATAATGTTAGAATACAGTCATGTATGGAATAAGGACAAGAAAATGTAAGAACTAAACACATTTCATAATTATAAAGAAGCAACATGGAGAACAGTGGTGGATGAGTATCTATATTGCAGGGGGAGTCCTACAACTGGTCATCACCATGGGTAatagtcattttatatatatctatatatatatatatatatatatatatataggaattccTTTCTTGGGGATCCCATTGTTTGAGTATTATTGTTTGTCTTCTTGATACCCCCAGAATTTGGTCTGCTGCAGGGTGATGTTGCCCATACAGTGTATAACTCATCCAGTGGTCATTTCTTCCCAAAAGACAATAATCTAATCTGCAGGAAAACATAGAAATTTAGGCATCACAATGGTGGTTCCAGTACTTAATGCCTCTTATACAGAGGGCACAGAAGCCGTCCTGTCATTTGCCTTGGAATTGCACAGCACCTTGTCTTGGAATGAACGTCTTGACTTTATCTGACACTGCATCCTAGGAGCACCCTAGGTAGAACATCATAGGTACTAAAATACTATTTAGTATCCATCATGTATGAAGAATCCGAACATCTAATAAGTGAAAAGATATGATGAAATATGTTCACCTACCTGAAGAAGTTTATAATACTGCTGAAGTCAGATGGAATGATCATTATTAATGAGATGCAGGATGTTAAGATGAGAGCAGGGGAGGGTGTGAGACGTTTTACGTGAACCATTGAGATAATATTTGGCTGAAAGCAAAATTTTTCACAAtgcttaataaataaagcaaaataagtatacagataataataatattattatatataggttCATAAACAACAGTTACATTATCATGAAGCATGAATTGTATTATTgcatgaaatataataaaatggggTGAATGTATAATTTTTACTAAACTTGTGTGTAAATAGTTTAAACaagtctttctcaaactttttagcaTGGGTAAATCTTTGAGATAACTTTCATGTCCCAGGAATCCCTGTCAATAATGAATGGTACATAGCCTGGTAGTCCTtgagaagaatggctcttacattatAGTATAATAGATGCCAATCGTAATTGACCTGAAAAGATCTTccagcaacctttgaaggaaccctagaCTTCCATGACACCCTGGATGAGCAACACTGGTTTAAACATCTGGTAAAATCTTACTATTAATCTTACTTTTAGCACTATCTAGCACTATATAGCACTATTTTCTAGAggaataatgataaaaaaatctattgatggtATGGGTTCCTGTCCTAGGGTGCCAATAATGCTTCTCTAACCAATACAGTgaagaagtgttgtcaccttagaacCAGAAGAgttcacaggttcaaatctcggtcgGGACACTATCTGTAAGGTGTTTATATGTTCCCCCAGTGTTTTAGTGGCTTTTCTCCCacaacacaaaaaacatgcatttatgttATTTGGTTTTTCCTCAAAAttgtattaatgactatggtagggacattaggttgtgagctcctttgagggacagttagtgacatgactatggactttgcataTAATTGtcttatgtcagtgctatataagtaaataaaataaatacaatttcagcCTACCCACTTACTTCATGCATGACGACCTTAAGAACCCCGTCCAATAAACAAATTTAGGGGAAATAAATTTAATGAGTGGGTTTTAAAAAATCAATGGCCTGAAGAAATGGGAATATATACTGAAACATAGCCATTCCTACATTGTGTGGTGGATTACTAGAGTGGAATATAACATACACTATTGTATTTGTAGCAGGTATGTTTTATGCAAAGCACATAGCTATTAGAGTACATAGAGTTAGTTTTTTTGTTCATACTTACTACCCTATGCCTGTATGCTTCTAAGTTTTAGTATTTTTCAGGTTAGGAAATctgaatggtccatatagagaactcttttccagATTAATCACTTTGAGATCCTTACAAAGGGgaaagggggcactctttgcgtctggaggaaaagaagtttaagctccggataaggaagggattcttcactgaaggtctgtgaaaatgtggaatcggctctctcaggaagtagtttaagcaaatactatagatgggaaaaggaaaagcggtatgcttttctagaagcacagaatataactgggtattaaggctttaaagtaaaaataacagagactgttgatccagggaacatccgattgcctcatggaatcaggaaggaatttttcccctgttgaagcaaattgtaccagggatttttatttttgccttcctctggattaactatgtgttatagggttttatatctgggatatgcttatttcccttgtggttgaacttgatggatttatgtcttttttcaacctggctaactatgtaactataaaccAACCTTGGGACACTCCGTAGTGTTCCAAATGATGACTTTGTTTTCCTTCTTCATTGCTAAACAGAAACACCCTACATTCCTGTTTATGGCTCCAGAAAGCGTAAGACGATGCTTGCATACAGGACTGTTACATATTGTCCACAGTCAGCTCTTGGCTGATACAAAGTCATTGCTATACATGAGATATTCTGTGCAAACCTAACTTTCAATTGTTAAAAGGAGACGTCATGGTTAACATTTCCTAATGGCCACGGCGAGAACTATAGGATTGGAGTTGCTATACATTAATGTggattctaataaaaatatatcatgatccaacattttttatttttcttagcaATAAAGATGAAgagcgtgatttattaaagctctccaaggctgtagaggatacaatttcatcagtgaagctggatgatcctgcaaacctggaataaatctggtccaggattcaaaacatttgactttgaagaaatccattccaggttttccaggTCACcgggcttcactgatgaaagtgtatcctttccagctttggaaagctttaataaatcaggcccggaGGCCGAAGCCTTAAAAAGATTGCCTACCAAGTGTCCCTCTCTGGCTGCCACATAGCAAACTCGCCCTCCACTGAAGAAGATTCCATTTGCTGAGCCAAAAGTAGAAAGTGCCACACCAAGGGATATTATCCAGGTCCAGCTTCCCAAAACCTTCAGTCTGCAATAAAAATGAGCATGAAAAAGAAGTTACATTGGCACCTATAAAGCATATTAGTTTTCAAATGCATAAATGGCAGTAAACAAGAAGAAGGTCCAGTGCTACATCCATGAGGACAACTTGGAGTCTGTTtgtaaatcagtgaatctgactttgCTGGCACcgacatatcatgcagcgctgttcAAAAGTCAATAGTCACATCACTAGCTCTCCatcaaaggatctcacaatctaatatccctaccataaaCATATCTCAAAACCACACTCCAATGTAAGCtttgaatgtgggaagaaaaccagaggaaacccacgcaaacacagagtGAACCTAAAActcagatagtgccctggccaagattcaaacctgggacctagcactgcaaaggccagagtgctaaccactgagccaccatgctgcccataccaTAGGTGCTCTAaagcagtgatccccaacctttatCACATTGTGGAGCAGTAAATGCAtggactgtgcatgcgcggggagccgtgtgtcactcaaaggggaagaaacttccccacaGAGTGTGGTCATGATTCCAGGACCCCATTTGAGTGGCATACTGGCCAaacgtctcccggagacatcgcagggggcggtgggtgggttgtgtctttggacactcTCAGACTacgacctgcgatgggagagtgggcgggttgtgtccagtgACACAACCagtccaccgccctgagcctctGATGTCTCTGGGAgatgtggtctgcagctctggccggtacgCTCCCCTaagcagggtcctcctcctgacctCACTGGGGGGtgaactggccagagccacggcccacctgtcaggcAGCTGCAGCCGACCAGTGGGCCAAGGACCCGGGTTTGGGACCTCTGCTATAAAGTACAAATGAGCCAGCCAAAGAATCCCACAAATACCATTTTATGACTgataatattgcaaaaaataaaacttaccccCATGTAATAGCCACAGCATCCGAAGAAAGAAATTCCTGTGGAGTCATCACTGTGAAATAGCTGACATTGACCAGAAGATAGATGCATGTTACTAGTGGAATTGCAATCATCACAGCCcgtggaagattcacctgcaacataggtaataaaatatatacatgtagataaaaaatagtaaagaagACCTAACTACTAAAGGTAAGTCCAATGTAGCCAATCAGTATGCATTATGGAGGGTAAGATAGGGGCAATAACAGAGTGGCTAGAATTCAACTATAATTACTTCTATATTTGTATCAGAAAAGGAGTAAAAGATTCGTAGTGTTGTTCTTACTGCATTAATTCACagcattaaataatgttttacttaTTGTCTGCCATGGTGTTGTAGTTAACATGTTGCTCTTTGTCGCTTTGTTAAGGAGAACCCAGAGTTCCATTTTTGAAAAGGGTTCCAAATCCTTCCAAGATATCTAGATGTGGTGAAAAGGACACAGCTTCCTCCACTCAAAGGGCAAATCTATCTAAACTTGTGGAGATGCACTGGAGAATGCTAAATAGGAATTTTGATATATGCATAGGTGACGTTATTGGTGTCTCAAGAATTCTtctaacaataaaacatattaaaacaaaataataaaaaaacaaaaaaataatacaataatggtGCAATTTGAGGACAGGTTTGGGATTCTAGTAATGGTACCAAAACCTCTGGACTGATTAACCCTGAATATGGATTTTGTCCTAGCTACATCTGGATGCATTCCTGTTCTTCTCAAACAAACAATCTGAAGAGTACATGGAAAAGTGAGACTTTATGTACTATTTATGTGTATGGTGCTATAACTAACCTCTGGGTTTTTCAGTTCTTCTATCACAGGGTTCAGGTTGTTCCATCCATCATAAGACCAGAGTCCTTGATAGAAAGCCACTCCAACTGGGCCAAAACCTACAGCTGTGTTTTCAAAGGCATTCTGGAAGATTTGGGTGTTTCCTTGAGCTAAGAGCGCCATACCACCCACAATTATGGCCAGCAAG from Pyxicephalus adspersus chromosome 4, UCB_Pads_2.0, whole genome shotgun sequence carries:
- the LOC140328126 gene encoding b(0,+)-type amino acid transporter 1-like, which gives rise to MNERIKEDSSLPCDGTQNLHLKRELGLVSGISLIAGTMIGSGIFMSPQWVLYYMGSPGASLLIWAACGILAMLGALCYAELGTVIKESGGEYIYILRNVGTFPAFLLAYTSVFVVRPAGIAAISFGFAEYAMAAFYKDCPPPQVVVKGTAAACILVLSIINCLNVRLSASLMNFFTAAKLIILLAIIVGGMALLAQGNTQIFQNAFENTAVGFGPVGVAFYQGLWSYDGWNNLNPVIEELKNPEVNLPRAVMIAIPLVTCIYLLVNVSYFTVMTPQEFLSSDAVAITWGLKVLGSWTWIISLGVALSTFGSANGIFFSGGRVCYVAAREGHLPNIISMVHVKRLTPSPALILTSCISLIMIIPSDFSSIINFFSFTAWLFYGTTISGLIYIKIKKPHIHRPYKVPIIIPVIVLVAAVYLVLAPIIGSPQLEYLYVVLFILSGVIVYIPVVHYKWSPKCFRFITLYLQLLLEVSPAGKNN